The sequence TGAATCAGATTTCAGGGGGAAAACCTGACTGTtgtgttggtgttttttttgtggttgGTTTTCCTTACGGGACTGCAATTGTGTGTAATTATGGTAACTCGGAATTGTACAAGTGTTTCTGACATAAAGCATAGTTTTCCACAGTGGCTCTTATTTTCCACTGTTaacgtgtttgtttgtgttgtgctgCAGGTCTGGCCATTGGCGATGTTCCCGGCACCCAGCCCATTGGGATCGTTTTGACTGTCCTGGGGGTGGTGGTGCTGGATTTCTGTGCAGACGCTACTGAAGGGCCAATCCGTGCCTACCTGCTGGATGTGGCAGACACAGAGGAACAAGACATGGCACTCAACATCCATGCTTTTTCTGCTGGTATGAAGCGAGCTCATAGCCTccctcacacaacacagcctggaCAGTCATTTTATTGAGGTTTATTGAGTCGCACGGTTTATTAAATTCCTGGGAAGATTCATGTCAAGAGCTAGAATGAGTGGGGGAAGAGGGGGAACAGATTATCTTCAAACTCATCAAGGGAATTGAGAGTTCTTGTGAGCCGCTGCTTAATTCACGGCACAAGCCCCAAGTCTGGACTGCAAAGGCTTTACTAAGCCTGCTGGGGTCTTCTGTCTGCTCAGCTGGAGACGTCTTTTTACATATCTTCATATGTCATACTCTAGTCCCATCAATAGCCAACATGTGGAACAGTGTGGTATTAAGCTTAGTGGACACTAATAGAGATTGAGTCCATTGGCTTTGTTGAGTTGACCCACTGCTTGCTGAACTGTCCTGTCTCAGTGCATGcagaaaacaaaagagaaattTGAACTCGGGATGCTTGGCAGAAGCCCCACTCTCTGTCTGTTCCAGAACTGGAACACTTGTAAAGTTGGCAACGAGTAACACAATGCAGtcagtgttatttttttaacccaGTAAACCTAATCCCACGAGTAGCCTATACTGTGCATTAGCTATGCTCTGATCCAGCGATGCTGCATTTTAAAGTGCATCTTCTTTTCCCGGGGCTACAAAGCCTGTGATATTTTGCTAAAAGTAAGTCGAACAGACTTCATTACAGCACAGAAAGTGTGTAATCATGCTGCCTGTTTTAGCTCTGACTCATTATTACAGCACAGCTACAAGGCCCCTGCTGGGAGAGAGAAGTGAAGCTGGCTGAACTCTTAATTTTAGCATATTCCTTGGTGCTGTCAGCAGGACACTTGATCCAGCACTTTTGGGCTTTGCCTTCATCAATATTTAAGGCTgatgaataataaataagagGAGCCATCCATCTGaacagtgtttgtgtttgcttGGCTGCCCCCAAAAATTCTCCAGCAGAATAAACAAATTAAGTTTCTCTAAACAATTGCTCGATCTTGGTATAGGTGGACAGTGCAATCAAAACAATGTTGCAATTCTCATCCCGGATTTCTCTATATGAAGTCCAAAGTCCACTCAGTTTGTATAAGGTCCCACTTTTCCACAATTCCTGACATTAGTAGATGTATAAAGACTTTTGCTAAAGGCTTTATTGTTGTGTATTATATTGATATGGGATGATATTCTTTTACATGATGATTATATTCATTGATTTATTCAGTGattaatcttaaaataaaaggTGTTCATTGGCCTTGCACAAAGAAAATATCCGATGAGTCTAGTAAATGTCTGTATTGGTCCGTTTCTACAGGGTTGGGAGGAGCGGTGGGCTATATGCTGGGTGGTCTCGACTGGACTCATACCTTCCTGGGCCTTGCCTTCAAGTCTCAGGAGCAGGTCCTGTTCTTCTTTGCTGCCATCTTGTTCACCATCTCTGTGGGGCTGCATCTGTGCAGCATCGAAGAGCAGCAGTACAGCCCCCAGCAGGACCGTGTGGACGAGGAGGCGGATGCCACGTCGTCGGTGAAGCTCAACGGCAGCCTTGCAGTCCCTGCCCTCCCTAGGCTGGATCTGATTGGCGAAGAGGAGCCCTACTGCCTTTACGACGAGGCCCGCTCTGAGAACGACCTCGACATGGACTTCCTGGACCTGGAGATTGTGCGGAGCAAGAGCGACTCGGTGCTGCACATGACGGATGCCACCCTGGAGATGGACGGCGAGGCCCTGTTCCTGCGGGACATCGAGCCCTCCATCTTCCAGGACCAGCTGTCCTCCTATCACAGCACCCCCCCACGGCGCAGCAGCAGTGTGGGCAGCCAGGAGCTCCTCCGGGCCAAGTTCACCCGCCTGTCTGGCTTCCTTAATGAGAacgagagagacggggaggagATGCTGCTGAACAACCAGCTCAACGAAGCCAAAGCGCCAAACGGAGACACTGCGGGCTCCAGCAGCAATGGCATCAACGGGCACGCGAACATTGGCATGAAGCAGTCCAACACCACGGCCTCCATGCGCCGGCGCCGGCACACGTTCTACCGCCAGCCATCCTGCACCTTCTCGTACTATGGGCGCGTTGGCACCCACCGCTACCGTTACCGGCGGGCCAACGCCGTGGTGCTCATAAAGTCCTCGCGCAGCATGAACGACATCTACGAGATGCAGAAGCGCCAGAAGAGGCAGAGGCAGCGCCAACGGCACCAGAGCGGCAACACCAACTCCAGTGGGGACACGGAGAGCGAGGAGGGGGAGACGGAGACCACCGTGCGCTTGCTCTGGCTCTCCATGCTCAAGATGCCCCCAGAGCTGCtccggctgtgtgtgtgtcacctgctCACCTGGTTCTCCATCATTGCAGAGGCCGTCTTCTACACAGACTTCATGGGCCAGGTCATCTATGAGGGGGACCCCAAGGTAAACGCCTAGCTGTTTCAATCTGTTTCCTTTCGGTCTCACTCTCCTGGAACTGTTTATAAACTTGATCTTTCAGTAGCTCAGACATGGAAACATGTTATGAGGGCTTTATCTGACTTCTCAAATGAACATAAAGGATTCACATGTAAGAATGTCACAATGCCTGCTTATGTCACGTTTCTTTAACTTGAGAGCTGAAGAACAGGGGACTgaagaataaataattaaaaccaaacgCATAAATGATTGAATCCCAATTTGGTTCACTGTGGAAGATTTGCCAAGCATGTAGCCTTTAATTGGACATACTGTAAGGCCTGTGTCCTCATTTGTTTTGATTATTAAATGTGATGTTTTGGCATCTACAGCTTGTAGGTACAGTTGTATAAATAGATTTTTAAGCTGTTGTTTGGCTTTCCTTCTTCCTACAGGCTGCTGCTAATTCTACTGACCTTCAGAGCTACCATAAAGGAGTCCAGATGGGATGCTGGGGGTTGGTCATCTATGCTGCTACTGCTGCCATATGCTCAGGTGAGTGTCAGCACCCCCAACTTTTCCTGGTACAGCTGTGTGAACTGAGCATTTTGACATTAGCTCGAGAATACATGGTCACAAACACAACGCAGCGAGCACAAGAGTTGcatatgaaaatgtgaaaacgTTTCTCTCAGAAAACCAACAACATCCTCTTCTGTGTCTGCAGCTGTTCTCCAAAAGTACCTGGACAACTATGACCTCAGCATCAAGATCATCTACATCCTGGGCACACTGGCCTTCTCCATTGGCACGGCAGTGATGGCCATCTTTCCCAACGTGTACGTGTCTATGACAATGATCAGCAGCATGGGCATCATCTCCATGAGCATCTCCTACTGCCCCTACGCCCTGCTCGGCCAGTACCACGAGATGAAAGAGGTGCGGCTCGCAGCCTGTCAGGGGCTTCTGTTATATCTGTTACAGTCCAGCTGCATTAGGGAATTAGGTCTAAGAT is a genomic window of Amia ocellicauda isolate fAmiCal2 chromosome 10, fAmiCal2.hap1, whole genome shotgun sequence containing:
- the slc45a4a gene encoding solute carrier family 45 member 4, yielding MLTTMAPQNADSDTMQVQDIAVAPVKKASGGKEVESQDESVSEGSIDRIPMRRWVMHGAVMFGREFCYAMETALVTPVLLQIGLPEQYYSLTWFLSPILGLIFTPLIGSASDRCTLRWGRRRPFILALCVGVLMGVALFLNGSLIGLAIGDVPGTQPIGIVLTVLGVVVLDFCADATEGPIRAYLLDVADTEEQDMALNIHAFSAGLGGAVGYMLGGLDWTHTFLGLAFKSQEQVLFFFAAILFTISVGLHLCSIEEQQYSPQQDRVDEEADATSSVKLNGSLAVPALPRLDLIGEEEPYCLYDEARSENDLDMDFLDLEIVRSKSDSVLHMTDATLEMDGEALFLRDIEPSIFQDQLSSYHSTPPRRSSSVGSQELLRAKFTRLSGFLNENERDGEEMLLNNQLNEAKAPNGDTAGSSSNGINGHANIGMKQSNTTASMRRRRHTFYRQPSCTFSYYGRVGTHRYRYRRANAVVLIKSSRSMNDIYEMQKRQKRQRQRQRHQSGNTNSSGDTESEEGETETTVRLLWLSMLKMPPELLRLCVCHLLTWFSIIAEAVFYTDFMGQVIYEGDPKAAANSTDLQSYHKGVQMGCWGLVIYAATAAICSAVLQKYLDNYDLSIKIIYILGTLAFSIGTAVMAIFPNVYVSMTMISSMGIISMSISYCPYALLGQYHEMKEYIHHSPGNSKRGFGIDCAILSCQVYISQILVASALGGVVDAVDSVRVIPMVASGGSFLGFLTATFLVIYPNNSSEEAKEEQAKALAPKEGGGGDAAEKPSVLKLTRKGPATTCKVECESTL